TTGATCCTCAGCCACCAGCGGGATCCCGAGCGGACGACGGACCAGGCGGCCTACGCGGACCCCCGGTTCCTCGGGAGCCGATGGGCCCTTTCTCTCGATTACCAGCGCCTTTCGGACGGCCGCCGCAGGGCCTTCGCCCTCGATCGTCCCTTCTTCGCCCTTCACACCCCCTGGTCCGCTTATGCACGCGCCTCCTCCCTGGAGACCCATCTGACCCTCTACGACCGGGGGCGCGCGGCCCTCGGGCTTCCCTACCGCCGGCACGGGGCCGCCATCGGATGGGCCCGCGGCGTCCCCTTGGCGGAGGATGCCGCGCTCCGAGTGGGAGCGGCCCTGGAGGGGGAGGAGGCCTTTTACGGGACCGCCGCCGTCTTCCGACCCGGCTGGCTGGCGCCCGCTCCGTTCCCGGACCGCAGGCTGCACGGTCTGGCCGTGACGGTGGAATGGACGCAGGACCGGTACCTCGCTTTCGAGAACCTCCGGTCCGTGGCCCGCACCGAGGACGTGAACCTGGGGTGGACCTGCAAGGCCACCGCGGGGATCTATGCCGGGGGGCTGGGATCCGACGAGCCGGGGCCCTTTCTCCGGCTTTCCGCGGACAAGGCTTGGAAGTGGTCCGAGGAGGGGATCTTTCTGGCCGAGGCGAGGATCCAGGGAAGGCGATCGGGGAGACTCTGGAGGGAGGGCCTTCTTTCGGCCTCCTGGACGGCCTACCTCCCGGGGCCGGGCCGACAGACCTTCGCGGGCCGATTCAGCGCGGACCTCGCCCTGCGGCCCCCTCCCGAGGGCTGGCTTTACCTCGGGGGTGAGGACGGGCTCCGGGGCTATCCGAACCACTACCGGGCCGGGGACCGGCGGTGGGTTCTCTCCCTGGAGGACCGCCTCGTCACCGACCGCCGCTTGTGGGGTTTGCTCCAGCTGGGCTTCGTGGCCTACGCGGACGCGGGGGCCGTCCGCCGCCTGTCCGGGGGATCCTGGTCCCAAACGTTCGCGGACGTGGGGTTCGGCCTCCGCCTCGGAAACCTCAAGAGCGCCTTCAGCAACGTGCTCCTCGTAACCATCGCCTTTCCCCTGGTGGACGGGCCCGGGGTGGACGATTACCAGATCGTCGTCGGCAACGTCGTAAGGTTTTGAGGGCCTGGGACGGCCGCCGGTCGAGACCGCGGGGCCTTGCAAGGGGAACGACGGACCTGCTGGGCTTCCCCGCCGGATCAGCCTCCCGAGAGCCCCTTGAGGAAGGCCTCGTTGGACTCGAACTCCCCGAGTTTTCCGATGAGGAGCTCCATGGCCTCCACCGTGGAGAGCGGGTTGAGGATCTTCCGCAGGATCCACATCCGGTTGAGCTCGAACTCCTTGGTGAGCAGTTCCTCCTTCCGGGTCCCCGACTTGTTGATGTCGATGGCCGGGAAGACGCGCTTGTCCACGAGCTTCCGGTCCAGGTGGATCTCCATGTTACCGGTGCCCTTGAACTCCTCGAAGATCACGTCGTCCATCCGGGAGCCCGTGTCCACCAGGGCCGTGGCGATGATCGTGAGGGAGCCGCCCTCTTCGATGTTCCGGGCCGCCCCGAAGAAGCGCTTGGGTTTTTGAAGGGCGTTGGCGTCGAGGCCGCCCGAGAGCACGCGCCCCGAGGGGGGTGTGACGGTGTTGTAGGCCCGGGCCATGCGGGTGATGGAGTCGAGAAGGATCACGACGTCCCGTCCGAGCTCCACGAGGCGCTTGGCCTTCTCCATGACCATCTCCGCCACCTGGACGTGGCGGGTGGGCGGCTCGTCGAAGGTGGAGGCCTGCACCTCGCCCTTCACCGAGCGCTGCATGTCCGTCACTTCTTCGGGCCGCTCGTCGATGAGCAGAACCAGCAGATAGGCGTCCGGATGGTTCGCCGTGATGGCGTGGGCGATGGCCTGGAGGAGCATGGTCTTGCCGGTCCGGGGCGGGGCGACGATGAGGCCGCGCTGGCCGAACCCGATGGGCGTCACGAGGTCGAGAACCCGCCCCGACAGGGCCTGCCGGGAGGTCTCCAGGCGGATCCTCCGGTTGGGATAAATGGGGGTGAGGGCGTCGAACCACATCCGGTCCCGCGTCTTCACGGGAGATTCGAAGTTGATGGCGTCCACCTTGATGAGGGCGAAGTACTTCTCGCCTTCCTTGGGGGGGCGCACCTGGCCCGAGATCGTGTCTCCCGTCCTGAGCCCGAACTTCTTGATCTGCGACGGGCTTACGTAAATGTCGTCGGGGCCGGGCAGATAGTTGTACTCGGGCGCCCGCAGGAAGCCGAATCCGTCCTGGAGGATCTCCAGCACGCCCTCGGCGAAGATGAAGCCGTTGGCCTCGGCCTGGGACTTGAGGACCTGGAAGATGAGCTCCTGCCTCTTGAGGGAGGAGAGGTTCTCGATTTCGTAGTCCTTGCCGAGCTTCAGCAGCTCCTGGGGGTTCATGTCGTGCAGTTTCGCGAGGTCCAGGTTCTCCGTTCGTCCTTTATTCATCTCACCGACTCCATGCTCCTTTCCACCAACTTCCTCAACGCGGGGAGCCCCTCGCCCGTCAGCGACGAGAAGAGGAGCGGGGGAGTGTCGGGGCTCAGGCCCAGCGCCCGTGCCGTCGCTGCGGCGGCGGCCGCTCGCCGGCCTCTTGGAAGCTTGTCCGCCTTCGTGAGGACCACCCGAACCTCCCAACCGTATCTCCGGAACCAATCCATCAATTGGTGCTCCCCCTGCCCCGGATCCCGCCTCACATCCACGAGCAAGAGGGCCGCCGACCCGCCCCGCGACTCCATGTACCCGTTCACGAGGGCCGCCCACGACCGCCGGACGCCCTCGGGCGCCTTTGCGTAGCCGTATCCCGGGAGGTCCACCACATACCCGAGGTCCCCCACTTTCACGAACAGGATCGCCTGGGTCCGGCCCGGCGTCCGACTCACGCGCATGAAGCCCGGGCGCCCCAGCAGGGAGTTGATCAGGGAGGACTTCCCCACGTTGGACCGCCCGATCACAGCCAGCTCAGGAAGCGAGCGGGGCGGCAGCTGCTTCGGCGCCGTGCAGACCCGCTCCAGCTCCACCCTGTCCAGCTTCACGAATCCCCCTCTGTTGCCAACCCCCCCGTGAGTCCGATCGGTATCTTCCCGGACCGGTTCTCAGGGCGCCTTTTCCGGACGCGGTCCGTCGGCCGTTTCCAGAACCATGGACCGGCGGCGCCGGAAGGGGTCCTCCACGAGGGCCAGGCGGAAAACCTCCTCCAGCGTCTCGGCCAGGTGGAACCGCATCCCTTGCCTCAGGCTCTCGGGCACCTCCGCCAGATCCTTCTCGTTGTCCCTCGGAAGGATGACCTCGAAGACGTCGTGCTGCTTGGCGGCGAGGATCTTCTCCTTGAGCCCGCCGATGGGGAGAACCTTTCCACGGAGGGTCACCTCCCCCGTCAGGGCCACGTCGTGGCGCACGGGGATCCCCACGAAAGCGGAGAGCATGGCCGCCGCCAGCGCCACGCCCGCGCTGGGACCGTCCTTGGGAATGGCGCCTTCCGGAACGTGCACGTGCACGTCGCTCTCGGAAAAGTGGTTGGCCGGCAGGTCCAGGCGGGCGGATTGGCCCCGGATGTACGAGAAGGCCGCCCGCGCCGACTCCTGCATGACGTCGCCCAGCTGCCCTGTCAGCGTCAGCGCCCCTTTCCCCGGCATGAGGCTCGCCTCGAGAAGGAGGATGTCCCCCCCGGCCTGGGTCCAGGCCAGGCCCACGGCGATCCCTACTTCGTCGCTCTGGAGGACCCTCCGCTCCTTGTACCGCGGAACCCCCAACAGGATCTCCACCCGCTCGGGCGTCAGGACCTCGGGATCCCGGCGGCGGTCGCGGACCACCTTGTGGGCGATCTTCCGGCAGAGGGCGGCCACTTCCCGCTCCAGGTTCCGCACCCCCGCCTCGCGGGTGTAGCCGTCCACGACGAAGGAGAGGCCCTCCCGCGTAAAGTTCGCGTCCCTCC
This portion of the Acidobacteriota bacterium genome encodes:
- the yihA gene encoding ribosome biogenesis GTP-binding protein YihA/YsxC — protein: MKLDRVELERVCTAPKQLPPRSLPELAVIGRSNVGKSSLINSLLGRPGFMRVSRTPGRTQAILFVKVGDLGYVVDLPGYGYAKAPEGVRRSWAALVNGYMESRGGSAALLLVDVRRDPGQGEHQLMDWFRRYGWEVRVVLTKADKLPRGRRAAAAAATARALGLSPDTPPLLFSSLTGEGLPALRKLVERSMESVR
- the rho gene encoding transcription termination factor Rho, which encodes MDLAKLHDMNPQELLKLGKDYEIENLSSLKRQELIFQVLKSQAEANGFIFAEGVLEILQDGFGFLRAPEYNYLPGPDDIYVSPSQIKKFGLRTGDTISGQVRPPKEGEKYFALIKVDAINFESPVKTRDRMWFDALTPIYPNRRIRLETSRQALSGRVLDLVTPIGFGQRGLIVAPPRTGKTMLLQAIAHAITANHPDAYLLVLLIDERPEEVTDMQRSVKGEVQASTFDEPPTRHVQVAEMVMEKAKRLVELGRDVVILLDSITRMARAYNTVTPPSGRVLSGGLDANALQKPKRFFGAARNIEEGGSLTIIATALVDTGSRMDDVIFEEFKGTGNMEIHLDRKLVDKRVFPAIDINKSGTRKEELLTKEFELNRMWILRKILNPLSTVEAMELLIGKLGEFESNEAFLKGLSGG